A window of the Mesotoga prima MesG1.Ag.4.2 genome harbors these coding sequences:
- a CDS encoding ABC transporter permease, whose product METKKVIGKRRFSMTIATLAFVFLYLPIIALVLLSFNSSRQGVSWTGFTLKWYSELFRQADVWRAFLNTVIIAFSSSLVATAIGTFSAMALYWYQSRLKGYLGILVYTPLIIPDILMGVSMLIFFVAIGIPLGLFTIFIAHVTFCVSYVTVTVMTRLEDFDYSVVEAARDLGAKTNQVFRKVILPMIMPGIMAGFLLSLTLSIDDFVITFFVAGPGSTTLPLKIFSMIKFGVSPVINALSTLLLVGTLFISFFGSRFRKLIF is encoded by the coding sequence TACCTGCCGATTATCGCTCTAGTTCTACTGTCGTTCAACAGCTCCAGACAGGGTGTTTCGTGGACGGGCTTCACTTTGAAGTGGTATTCTGAGCTGTTCAGACAGGCCGATGTGTGGAGAGCCTTTCTCAACACAGTCATCATAGCTTTTTCGTCGTCCCTTGTGGCGACAGCTATAGGAACCTTTTCGGCAATGGCCCTCTACTGGTATCAGTCAAGGTTGAAAGGCTACCTCGGCATACTGGTTTATACGCCCCTCATAATCCCGGACATTTTAATGGGTGTATCGATGCTGATATTCTTCGTTGCAATAGGCATTCCATTAGGTCTTTTCACGATTTTCATAGCGCATGTAACCTTTTGTGTCTCATATGTCACGGTGACGGTGATGACCAGACTGGAGGACTTCGACTATTCTGTGGTCGAGGCGGCAAGAGATCTGGGCGCGAAGACCAATCAGGTCTTCAGAAAAGTGATTCTTCCGATGATAATGCCAGGGATAATGGCAGGCTTTCTGCTGAGTCTGACATTGTCGATAGACGATTTTGTCATTACCTTTTTTGTTGCCGGTCCGGGATCTACCACTTTGCCTTTAAAGATCTTTTCAATGATAAAGTTCGGGGTTTCCCCGGTAATAAATGCGCTTTCGACTCTGCTCCTGGTTGGGACTCTATTCATCTCTTTCTTTGGAAGCAGATTCAGGAAGCTAATCTTTTAG